A section of the Pseudomonadota bacterium genome encodes:
- a CDS encoding helix-turn-helix transcriptional regulator, translated as MGTPDINSHVGLRLRLRRTTLGLTQEAVARGIGVAAQQVQKYEKGTNVMNVNRLHEFAQFLHVPVGYFFDGLGKTDAVHAYVEQEDPFEDGGKAVSDRESIEIVKSFRRIKDHALRKRLADLLRTLSLREL; from the coding sequence ATGGGCACACCGGATATCAATAGCCATGTGGGGCTGCGGCTGCGGCTGCGTCGCACCACGCTTGGGCTGACGCAGGAAGCGGTGGCGCGCGGCATTGGCGTTGCGGCGCAGCAGGTGCAGAAATATGAAAAAGGCACCAATGTCATGAATGTCAACCGGCTGCACGAATTCGCGCAGTTCCTGCATGTGCCGGTGGGGTATTTCTTCGATGGGTTGGGCAAAACGGATGCGGTGCATGCCTATGTCGAGCAGGAGGATCCATTCGAGGATGGCGGTAAGGCGGTGTCGGATCGTGAGTCGATTGAGATTGTGAAATCCTTCCGCCGCATCAAGGATCACGCGCTGCGCAAGCGGCTGGCGGATTTACTGCGCACCTTATCGCTCAGGGAACTTTAG
- a CDS encoding DUF2256 domain-containing protein, whose protein sequence is MNKHVHQSDLPSKLCAGCNRPFTWRKKWERVWDEVKYCSARCREPKPAANTVTKPGQRGFLPPKKESPKVP, encoded by the coding sequence ATGAACAAGCATGTCCACCAGTCCGATCTGCCAAGCAAGCTGTGCGCTGGCTGCAACCGCCCGTTCACCTGGCGCAAAAAATGGGAACGTGTGTGGGATGAAGTGAAATACTGTTCCGCCCGCTGCCGTGAGCCAAAACCAGCCGCCAACACCGTGACCAAGCCCGGCCAGCGCGGATTCTTACCACCGAAAAAAGAATCGCCTAAAGTTCCCTGA
- a CDS encoding alpha/beta fold hydrolase, giving the protein MRTEAIEFIGSQGTLLAARLDLPDGPPLSYALFAHCFTCTKDIFAATQICSELTRHGIAVLRFDFSGLGHSEGDFSNTNFSSNLDDLVAAASWLKQEYEAPRLLIGHSLGGAAVLASAHRLPEVKAVATIAAPSEPSHIAKQFTAVTAEIEMHGEAEVYLAGRPFRIKKQFLEDIAKHTLADRIAHLNRALIVFHAPGDTIVGIKNAGQIFSAAKHPKSFISLDHADHLLRRRQDADYVAQVLAAWVTRYL; this is encoded by the coding sequence ATGCGCACTGAAGCTATCGAATTCATCGGATCCCAGGGCACCCTTCTCGCCGCACGGCTCGACCTGCCGGATGGCCCGCCGCTTTCCTACGCCCTGTTTGCCCATTGCTTCACCTGCACCAAGGATATTTTCGCCGCAACCCAGATCTGCAGCGAGTTGACGCGCCACGGCATCGCCGTGCTGCGCTTCGATTTTAGCGGGCTGGGCCATAGCGAGGGCGATTTTTCCAACACCAACTTCTCCTCCAACCTGGATGATCTCGTCGCTGCGGCCAGCTGGTTGAAGCAGGAATATGAAGCGCCGCGCCTGCTCATCGGCCATTCGCTCGGTGGCGCCGCGGTGCTCGCCAGCGCCCATCGCCTGCCCGAGGTGAAGGCTGTCGCCACCATTGCCGCCCCATCGGAGCCATCACATATCGCCAAGCAATTCACCGCCGTTACCGCCGAAATCGAGATGCATGGCGAGGCCGAGGTGTATCTCGCCGGCCGCCCGTTCCGTATCAAAAAGCAGTTCCTCGAAGACATCGCCAAACACACGCTGGCCGACCGCATCGCCCATCTCAACCGCGCGCTGATCGTGTTTCACGCGCCCGGCGATACCATCGTCGGCATCAAGAATGCGGGCCAGATTTTCAGCGCCGCCAAGCACCCCAAGAGCTTCATCTCGCTCGACCATGCCGACCACCTGCTACGCCGCCGCCAGGACGCCGATTATGTCGCCCAGGTTCTCGCTGCCTGGGTCACCCGCTACCTTTAA
- a CDS encoding ATP-binding protein has translation MTTSNLIVALVDAHPKAILLLYSARKLAREKGYRWRIVHVERTDTVRGSDEGAEERLRRLFTLAEQMGAEVQQIQAETLERGLQQLIDVEKAVLDTIVIGITKKKGRFASLWERSQRVRATRLARHYAGVEVVPLGGATYKRQFRWPVRRQQWVHFIYAFMAVGVAYLVAAALEEVLPPALFRINIQNISVLFMTACAFTAGRYGLLPGLVAAVLSAMIYNYYYVPPIRSLELLTVTKGLSMALFFLAAVLISIFTGRARLHGERSAQRQRSTEVLFMLYRIASNAFSRQQALEVLQQKLAEMLHIEVAFFLPRLMQADTIEAAVPADLVLDERDRRALETCWSEIKTTGLASPSHTLASWRFKPMVTPSGIIGIFAVRPRAGSILEPWQAGLLAGIADQTAIIIEHLELTRSMESARLNEEREKLRTMLLSSVSHDLKTPLAGIMGALRVHRSVGERLTPEARADLLNDALEEAQRLDSFITNILDMTRLESGEINFRPDWHDMQGVVQQVVKRMQHRLHTRRLTVVPCEQAIEVLMDDTMTEQILQNLLDNACKYTAPDVEITITIIICEKRGVCCAVRDTGTGIPEDKLASVFDKYARLQKKDSQVAGTGLGLAISKAVMEAQGGSICAENHPDGGAVFTFCFPQWRPVEAHEPHKE, from the coding sequence ATGACGACAAGTAACCTGATTGTGGCATTGGTGGATGCGCATCCCAAGGCCATCCTGCTGCTGTATTCGGCGCGCAAACTGGCGCGTGAGAAGGGCTACCGCTGGCGCATCGTGCATGTGGAGCGCACGGATACGGTGCGCGGCAGCGACGAGGGGGCGGAGGAGCGCCTGCGCCGCCTGTTCACGCTTGCCGAGCAAATGGGCGCCGAGGTGCAGCAGATTCAGGCCGAGACGCTGGAGCGTGGCCTGCAGCAGCTGATTGATGTCGAAAAAGCGGTGCTGGATACGATTGTCATCGGCATCACCAAGAAAAAGGGCCGCTTTGCATCGCTTTGGGAGCGTTCGCAGCGGGTGCGCGCCACCCGTTTGGCCCGCCATTATGCGGGGGTGGAGGTGGTGCCGCTGGGCGGGGCCACGTATAAACGCCAGTTCCGCTGGCCAGTGCGGCGGCAGCAATGGGTGCATTTCATCTATGCATTTATGGCCGTTGGCGTGGCCTATCTGGTCGCGGCGGCGCTGGAGGAAGTATTGCCGCCGGCGCTGTTTCGTATCAACATCCAGAATATCAGTGTGTTGTTCATGACTGCCTGTGCCTTCACGGCGGGGCGCTATGGGTTGTTGCCGGGGTTGGTGGCGGCGGTGCTGAGCGCAATGATCTATAACTATTATTATGTGCCGCCGATTCGCAGCCTTGAGCTGTTGACCGTCACTAAGGGACTCAGCATGGCGCTGTTTTTCCTGGCGGCGGTGCTGATTTCAATTTTCACCGGGCGGGCGCGGCTGCATGGTGAGCGCAGCGCGCAGCGGCAGCGTAGCACGGAGGTGTTGTTCATGCTTTACCGCATTGCCAGCAACGCCTTCTCGCGCCAGCAAGCGCTGGAGGTGCTGCAGCAAAAACTAGCGGAAATGCTGCATATTGAAGTGGCATTCTTCCTGCCGCGGTTGATGCAGGCCGATACAATCGAAGCCGCAGTGCCGGCCGATCTGGTGCTGGATGAGCGTGACCGCCGGGCGCTGGAAACATGCTGGAGCGAAATCAAGACAACCGGGCTTGCCTCGCCATCGCACACGCTGGCGAGCTGGCGGTTTAAGCCGATGGTCACGCCGAGCGGCATTATCGGCATCTTCGCGGTGCGTCCGCGGGCAGGCAGCATTCTGGAACCCTGGCAGGCCGGTTTGCTGGCGGGCATTGCCGACCAGACGGCGATTATTATCGAGCATCTCGAACTCACCCGTTCGATGGAGAGCGCCCGCCTTAATGAGGAGCGCGAGAAGCTGCGCACCATGCTGCTTTCGAGCGTGAGCCATGACCTCAAGACGCCGCTGGCGGGCATCATGGGCGCGTTGCGGGTGCATCGCAGCGTGGGGGAACGGTTGACGCCCGAGGCGCGCGCCGACCTGCTCAACGACGCGCTGGAAGAGGCGCAGCGGTTGGATAGTTTTATCACCAACATCCTCGATATGACGCGACTGGAGAGTGGTGAAATCAACTTCCGGCCGGACTGGCACGATATGCAAGGCGTGGTGCAGCAGGTGGTTAAGCGCATGCAGCATCGCCTGCATACACGCCGCTTGACGGTGGTGCCATGCGAGCAGGCCATCGAGGTGCTGATGGATGACACGATGACCGAGCAAATCCTTCAAAACCTGCTCGATAATGCATGCAAATACACCGCGCCGGATGTGGAGATTACCATCACCATCATCATTTGCGAGAAGAGGGGCGTGTGCTGCGCAGTGCGCGATACCGGGACGGGGATTCCGGAGGATAAATTAGCCAGCGTGTTCGATAAATATGCGCGGCTGCAGAAGAAGGATAGCCAGGTGGCAGGCACCGGCCTTGGCCTTGCAATCAGCAAAGCGGTGATGGAAGCCCAGGGCGGCTCGATATGCGCAGAGAACCACCCCGATGGTGGCGCGGTGTTCACGTTCTGCTTCCCGCAATGGCGCCCGGTTGAGGCCCACGAGCCCCATAAGGAATAG
- a CDS encoding response regulator transcription factor gives MSAKNTVLIVEDEPRIRKLLTISLESADYKVVECDNGREAVRLSASIRPELMVLDLGLPDIDGKEVITQVREWSLMPIIVCSVRDDDNEIIKALELGADDYVTKPFNPDVLLARIHASLRKATTKEAGEPELTNGSLRMDLVRHEVYLDDALISFTPKEYELLRYFMVNRGKMLTHKHILSEVWGVAHTHNVQYLRVYVGQLRAKIERTIADPQYLMTEPGIGYRMEILPSPKQSAA, from the coding sequence ATGTCGGCCAAAAACACCGTACTCATCGTCGAGGATGAACCGCGCATCCGCAAGCTGCTCACCATCTCGCTCGAAAGCGCGGATTATAAAGTCGTCGAGTGCGACAATGGCCGCGAGGCCGTGCGCCTGAGCGCCTCCATCCGCCCGGAGCTCATGGTGCTGGATCTCGGCCTGCCCGATATCGACGGCAAAGAAGTCATCACCCAGGTGCGTGAATGGTCGCTGATGCCGATCATCGTCTGCAGCGTGCGCGATGACGATAACGAGATTATCAAAGCGCTCGAACTCGGCGCGGATGATTACGTCACCAAACCCTTCAACCCGGATGTGCTGCTGGCCCGCATCCACGCCAGCCTACGCAAAGCCACCACCAAGGAAGCGGGCGAGCCGGAGCTGACCAACGGCAGCCTGCGGATGGATCTGGTGCGCCACGAGGTGTATCTCGACGATGCGCTGATTTCCTTCACGCCGAAGGAATATGAATTGCTGCGTTATTTCATGGTCAATCGCGGCAAAATGCTGACCCACAAACATATCCTGAGCGAAGTCTGGGGCGTGGCGCATACGCATAACGTGCAATATCTGCGTGTGTATGTCGGTCAGCTGCGCGCCAAGATCGAGCGCACCATCGCCGATCCGCAATACCTGATGACCGAGCCCGGCATCGGCTACCGGATGGAAATCCTCCCATCGCCAAAACAAAGCGCCGCTTAA
- a CDS encoding potassium/proton antiporter, protein MDHGSQFIFLGAFLMMLSMLAGQLSSRLGAPVLLTFLAVGILFGENGPGGIVFNDKNSAFLICSIALAMILFDGGLRTHMSQFKIAVKPAFMLSTLGVLITASITAAFAIWLMGLNTLHGFLLGSIVASTDAAAVFLLLHQRGIHLKERVSATLEVESGINDPMAVFLTFTCVSLITASTAPTWVSIAGLFIQQMGLGLLLGYAGGMSLTALLRFVRFGAGLYPVVVLTGGLLIFGGTNMVGGSGFLAVYLAGVTFANSGYQKISLIKHFNDGMAWIAQLVMLLTLGLLVTPSKLVEYIIPAVLIAVVLIVVARPVAVGLSLIKSGFSWKEKSFISWVGLRGAIPIYLALIPALSGVENGQFYFNVAFIIVSASLLLQGWAINPLARWLRITTEKPIITD, encoded by the coding sequence TTGGATCACGGCAGTCAATTCATCTTCCTCGGCGCCTTTCTGATGATGCTGAGCATGCTTGCCGGTCAACTTTCCTCGCGCCTTGGTGCCCCGGTGCTGCTCACTTTCCTTGCCGTCGGCATTCTGTTTGGTGAAAACGGCCCCGGCGGCATTGTCTTTAATGATAAGAACTCCGCTTTCCTCATCTGCTCCATCGCGCTGGCCATGATCCTGTTCGATGGCGGGCTGCGCACGCATATGAGCCAATTCAAAATCGCCGTGAAACCGGCCTTCATGCTCTCCACGCTCGGCGTGCTCATCACTGCTTCCATCACCGCCGCCTTCGCCATTTGGCTGATGGGCCTGAACACACTTCACGGGTTCCTGCTCGGCTCCATCGTCGCCTCGACGGATGCGGCAGCCGTGTTCCTGCTGCTGCACCAGCGCGGCATTCACCTGAAAGAGCGCGTCAGCGCCACGCTCGAAGTGGAGTCCGGCATCAACGACCCGATGGCGGTGTTTCTCACCTTCACCTGCGTCAGCCTCATCACCGCCAGCACGGCGCCCACATGGGTGTCGATCGCGGGCCTGTTTATCCAGCAAATGGGCCTCGGCCTGCTGCTGGGCTATGCGGGTGGCATGAGTCTTACCGCCTTGCTGCGCTTCGTGCGCTTTGGCGCGGGCCTGTATCCAGTCGTCGTGCTCACCGGCGGCTTGCTGATTTTTGGCGGCACCAACATGGTCGGTGGCAGTGGCTTCCTCGCCGTGTATCTCGCGGGCGTCACTTTTGCCAACAGCGGCTACCAGAAAATCTCGCTCATCAAGCATTTCAACGACGGCATGGCCTGGATCGCGCAATTGGTGATGCTGCTCACGCTCGGCCTGCTTGTCACCCCCTCCAAGCTGGTGGAATATATCATTCCCGCCGTGCTCATTGCGGTGGTGCTGATTGTGGTCGCCCGGCCGGTGGCAGTCGGCCTCAGCCTCATCAAAAGCGGCTTCAGCTGGAAGGAAAAGAGCTTCATTTCCTGGGTTGGCCTGCGCGGTGCCATCCCGATTTACCTCGCGTTGATCCCAGCACTTTCGGGCGTCGAGAACGGCCAATTTTACTTCAACGTGGCTTTTATCATCGTCTCGGCATCGCTGCTGTTGCAAGGCTGGGCGATCAACCCACTCGCCCGCTGGCTGCGCATCACCACCGAAAAACCCATCATCACCGACTAG